In one Nocardioides sp. NBC_00368 genomic region, the following are encoded:
- a CDS encoding pyridoxamine 5'-phosphate oxidase family protein — translation MGKVHARVEGRLREFVDRQVVFFVATAPLSGEGHVNLSPRGIPGTFGMLDELTFAWVDGTGSGSETIAHLRENGRITVMFCAFDGAPNIVRLHGRGRVVTRYEEEYADLAGRFTDLPGARAVVVVDIERVSDSCGFAVPLMSYVGERDLLPAYFERKGVEGSAEYRRRKNLASLDGLPAFDFDPASG, via the coding sequence ATGGGAAAGGTTCACGCACGCGTCGAAGGACGCCTGCGGGAGTTCGTCGACCGGCAGGTCGTCTTCTTCGTGGCCACCGCGCCGCTCTCCGGTGAGGGTCACGTCAACCTGTCGCCCCGCGGCATCCCGGGCACCTTCGGGATGCTCGACGAGCTCACCTTCGCATGGGTCGACGGCACCGGGAGCGGCAGCGAGACGATCGCGCACCTGCGGGAGAACGGCCGGATCACGGTGATGTTCTGCGCCTTCGACGGGGCGCCCAACATCGTCCGCCTCCACGGTCGGGGCCGGGTGGTGACCCGCTACGAGGAGGAGTACGCCGATCTGGCCGGCCGCTTCACCGACCTGCCGGGCGCCCGAGCGGTCGTCGTCGTGGACATCGAGCGGGTCTCGGACTCCTGCGGCTTCGCGGTCCCGCTGATGTCGTACGTCGGCGAGCGCGACCTGCTCCCGGCATACTTCGAGCGCAAGGGGGTCGAGGGGTCGGCCGAGTATCGGCGCCGGAAGAACCTGGCCAGTCTCGACGGGCTTCCGGCGTTCGACTTCGACCCCGCATCCGGATAG